In Nicotiana tabacum cultivar K326 chromosome 19, ASM71507v2, whole genome shotgun sequence, one DNA window encodes the following:
- the LOC107792025 gene encoding uncharacterized protein LOC107792025 isoform X1, translating to MAALSSVSVAHVSFSISNPQIPRSYRRLPTLFASASASTTPSHESSSSTQSGSVLSSTNSPPKVPFVESSKTPDNGFNYALANPNGNPVVRFVQHTESTIERAIFDFRFLAFLAIGGSLAGSLLCFLNGCVYIIDAYKVYWTSCVKGIHTGQMVLRLVEAIDVYLAGTVMFIFGMGLYGLFITNVSANVDPTADRALKHSSLFGMFALKERPKWMKISSLDELKTKVGHVIVMILLVKMFERSKMVTIATGTDLLSYSVCIFLSSASLYILHNLHKE from the exons ATGGCTGCATTAAGTTCAGTTTCAGTAGCGCACGTATCATTTTCCATATCTAACCCTCAAATCCCAAGAAGTTACAGACGTTTGCCTACTTTATTTGCATCAGCATCAGCATCAACTACACCTTCCCACGAATCATCTTCATCCACACAAAGTGGGAGTGTATTATCCTCAACTAATTCTCCACCAAAAGTGCCCTTTGTTGAGTCCTCTAAAACCCCGGATAATGGATTCAACTATGCTTTGGCAAATCCTAATGGAAACCCAGTTGTTAGATTTGTTCAGCACACAGAATCAACAATTGAAAGG GCAATATTTGACTTTCGTTTTCTAGCATTCCTTGCTATCGGAGGCTCATTGGCTGGTTCGCTGCTCTGCTTCCTCAAT GGTTGTGTCTACATTATTGACGCTTACAAGGTTTATTGGACGAGCTGTGTCAAGGGAATTCACACAGGACAAATGGTTCTGCGTTTGGTTGAAGCTATAG ATGTTTATCTTGCTGGGACCGTGATGTTCATATTTGGGATGGGCTTATACGGATTGTTTATCACTAATGTCTCTGCTAATGTGGATCCAACTGCCGACCGTGCCCTCAAGCACTCTTCCTTGTTTGGGATGTTTGCTCTGAAG GAGAGGCCAAAATGGATGAAGATCAGTTCACTTGATGAACTGAAAACCAAAGTGGGACATGTAATTGTCATGATTCTTCTTGTCAAGATGTTCGAGAGGAGCAAAATGGTCACTATAGCCACTGGTACTGATCTATTGAGCTACTCAGTGTGTATCTTTTTATCTTCTGCTTCCTTGTATATTCTCCATAATCTGCACAAGGAGTAG
- the LOC107792025 gene encoding uncharacterized protein LOC107792025 isoform X2 translates to MAALSSVSVAHVSFSISNPQIPRSYRRLPTLFASASASTTPSHESSSSTQSGSVLSSTNSPPKVPFVESSKTPDNGFNYALANPNGNPVVRFVQHTESTIERAIFDFRFLAFLAIGGSLAGSLLCFLNGCVYIIDAYKVYWTSCVKGIHTGQMVLRLVEAIDVYLAGTVMFIFGMGLYGLFITNVSANVDPTADRALKHSSLFGMFALKPNETPKGSLYHLFLLAVC, encoded by the exons ATGGCTGCATTAAGTTCAGTTTCAGTAGCGCACGTATCATTTTCCATATCTAACCCTCAAATCCCAAGAAGTTACAGACGTTTGCCTACTTTATTTGCATCAGCATCAGCATCAACTACACCTTCCCACGAATCATCTTCATCCACACAAAGTGGGAGTGTATTATCCTCAACTAATTCTCCACCAAAAGTGCCCTTTGTTGAGTCCTCTAAAACCCCGGATAATGGATTCAACTATGCTTTGGCAAATCCTAATGGAAACCCAGTTGTTAGATTTGTTCAGCACACAGAATCAACAATTGAAAGG GCAATATTTGACTTTCGTTTTCTAGCATTCCTTGCTATCGGAGGCTCATTGGCTGGTTCGCTGCTCTGCTTCCTCAAT GGTTGTGTCTACATTATTGACGCTTACAAGGTTTATTGGACGAGCTGTGTCAAGGGAATTCACACAGGACAAATGGTTCTGCGTTTGGTTGAAGCTATAG ATGTTTATCTTGCTGGGACCGTGATGTTCATATTTGGGATGGGCTTATACGGATTGTTTATCACTAATGTCTCTGCTAATGTGGATCCAACTGCCGACCGTGCCCTCAAGCACTCTTCCTTGTTTGGGATGTTTGCTCTGAAG CCAAATGAAACTCCTAAAGGTTCATTGTATCATCTATTCCTGCTAGCAGTCTGCTGA
- the LOC107792024 gene encoding uncharacterized protein LOC107792024 isoform X1, whose protein sequence is MGIFEPFRAIGYITTNVPFSVQRLGTETFVTVSVGKAFQVYNCAKLNLVLAGPQLPKKIRALASYREYTFAAYGSDIAVVKRAHQVATWSGHSAKVNQLLLFGEHVLSVDVEGNIFIWQFKGIDKNPAPIGHIKLDDKFSPSCIMHPDTYLNKVMVGSQEGALQLWNISTKKKIYEFKGWGSSITCCVSSPALDVIAVGCADGKIHVHNIRYDEEIATFSHSTRGAVNALSFSTDGQPLLASGGSSGVISIWNLEKRRLHSVIREAHDSSIVSLQFFANEPVLMSSSADNSMKMWIFDTSDGDPRLLRFRSGHSAPPLCIKFYANGRHILSAGQDRAFRLFSVVQDQQSRELSQRHVSKRAKKLKLKEEEIKLKPVIAFDVAEIRERDWCNVVTCHMDTPRAYVWRLQNFVLGEHILTPCPENPTPVKACAISACGNFAVLGTAGGWIERFNLQSGISRGNYIDLLEGKSAAHNGEVIGIACDATNTIVISAGYHGDVKVWDFKGRDLKYKWEVGCSLVKIVFHRSNGLLATVADDLVIRLFDVIAQRMVRKFEGHTDRITDMCFSEDGKWLLTSSMDGTLRIWDVILARQIDAVQVDLSITALSLSPNMDILATSHVDQNGVYLWVNQAMFSGAASFASYGSGQEIVNVKMPSVSSAKDGENNDNKTIVKQSESSDTSQFLYSGHQIPDLVTLSLLPKSQWQSLINLDIIKARNKPIEPPKKPERAPFFLPSIPSLSGEILFKPSKGANEENNTQNTELEKNSKKTDLPLSKFLQILQSCAEKENFATFTDYIKSLSPSTLDMELRMLQIIDDDDEQEPEKRQELQFIELLVDYFIHEVSYRNNFEYIQALVRLFLKIHGETIRRQSKLQDKARKLLEVQSAVWQKVDKLFQSARCMVTFLSNSQF, encoded by the exons ATGGGGATATTCGAACCGTTTAGAGCAATTGGATACATTACGACAAATGTTCCCTTCTCTGTACAGAGACTTGGCACTGAGACCTTCGTCACCGTTAGTGTCGGCAAAGCTTTCCAAGTTTACAAC TGCGCTAAACTCAATTTGGTCCTTGCTG GTCCTCAATTGCCAAAGAAGATTCGAGCTCTCGCTTCTTATCGTGAATATACTTTTGCTGCCTATGGGAGTGATATTGCAGTTGTTAAGCGTGCTCATCAG GTGGCTACTTGGAGTGGCCATAGTGCTAAGGTCAATCAGCTGCTTCTTTTTGGTGAACACGTCCTAAGTGTTGATGTTGAAGGCAATATTTTCATATGGCAGTTTAAAGGTATAGACAAGAATCCTGCTCCGATCGGACACATAAAGCTAGATGATAAATTCTCTCCTAGCTGCATAATGCATCCAGACACTTATTTAAATAAG GTTATGGTAGGAAGTCAAGAAGGTGCTTTGCAACTCTGGAATATAAGCACAAAGAAGAAAATTTATGAGTTCAAGGGATGGGGATCTTCTATTACTTGTTGTGTTTCATCTCCAGCACTAGATGTTATTGCTGTTGGATGTGCGGATGGAAAGATTCATGTTCATAACATTCGTTATGATGAAGAGATAGCTACATTTAGCCACTCTACTAGAGGTGCTGTTAATGCCTTGTCATTCAGCACTGATGGGCAGCCGCTTCTAGCTTCTGGAGGCTCATCTGGTGTTATAAGCATATGGAATCTTGAGAAGAGAAGGCTGCACTCTGTCATCAGGGAGGCCCATGACTCCTCCATAGTTTCACTTCAGTTCTTTGCTAATGAGCCTGTCCTCATGAGTTCATCCGCAGACAATTCAATGAAAATGTGGATCTTCGATACAAGTGATGGGGACCCTCGTTTACTACGGTTTAGAAGTGGTCACAGTGCTCCTCCTCTATGTATCAAGTTCTATGCAAATGGACGTCACATCTTGTCTGCTGGTCAAGATCGAGCGTTTCGTCTTTTTTCTGTTGTTCAGGATCAACAAAGTAGAGAACTTTCCCAGCGACATGTGTCTAAAAGAGCaaagaagcttaagttgaaagaggaGGAGATAAAATTGAAGCCTGTTATTGCATTTGATGTTGCTGAAATCAGGGAACGTGATTGGTGCAATGTGGTTACATGTCACATGGACACCCCACGGGCTTATGTATGGAGGCTTCAGAATTTTGTTCTCGGTGAACATATCTTAACTCCATGCCCTGAAAATCCAACTCCAGTCAAGGCCTGTGCTATTAGTGCTTGTGGCAATTTTGCTGTACTAGGGACTGCCGGCGGTTGGATTGAGCGATTCAATCTTCAGTCAGGAATCAGCCGTGGCAATTATATTGATCTGTTGGAAGGTAAAAGTGCTGCTCACAATGGGGAAGTAATTGGCATAGCTTGTGATGCAACAAATACCATCGTGATAAGCGCTGGATACCATGGTGATGTAAAAGTTTGGGACTTCAAAGGACGTGATTTGAAATATAAATGGGAGGTTGGGTGTTCCTTAGTTAAGATTGTGTTCCACCGTTCTAATGGTCTTTTGGCTACTGTGGCAGATGACTTAGTTATCCGTCTATTTGATGTTATTGCACAGAGGATGGTTCGTAAATTTGAGGGTCACACTGACCGTATCACTGATATGTGTTTTAGCGAGGATGGGAAATGGCTTTTGACATCCAGTATGGATGGGACTCTCAGAATTTGGGATGTAATTTTAGCTAGGCAGATAGATGCAGTACAGGTTGATCTGTCTATCACTGCATTATCTTTATCGCCTAATATGGATATCTTGGCCACATCTCATGTTGACCAAAATGGCGTCTACCTGTGGGTCAATCAAGCGATGTTCTCTGGAGCTGCCAGCTTTGCATCATACGGAAGTGGACAAGAAATAGTCAATGTTAAGATGCCGTCAGTTTCTTCTGCAAAagatggtgaaaacaatgataacaAAACTATTGTTAAGCAATCGGAGTCCTCTGATACTTCCCAGTTTTTATATTCAGGTCATCAAATTCCAGATCTAGTCACTCTTTCACTATTGCCTAAGAGTCAATGGCAGAGCTTGATCAACCTGGACATAATAAAGGCCCGCAACAAACCCATTGAGCCTCCAAAGAAACCTGAAAGAGCACCTTTTTTCTTGCCTTCAATACCGTCTCTGTCCGGTGAGATATTATTTAAACCAAGCAAAGGTGCTAATGAGGAGAATAATACACAAAATACCGAATTGGAAAAGAACAGTAAGAAAACTGATCTTCCACTATCCAAGTTCTTGCAAATTCTTCAGTCATGCGCGGAGAAAGAGAACT TTGCAACATTCACTGATTATATCAAAAGCTTGTCGCCTTCAACATTGGATATGGAGCTCCGAATGCTTCAGATAATAGATGACGACGACGAGCAGGAGCCTGAGAAGAGACAAGAATTGCAATTTATTGAACTGCTAGTGGATTACTTTATTCACGAGGTTTCATACAGAAACAATTTTGAGTATATACAGGCTCTGGTTAGATTGTTTTTGAAG ATTCATGGTGAAACAATTCGGCGCCAATCAAAATTGCAGGATAAGGCAAGAAAGCTTTTAGAAGTTCAATCTGCAGTTTGGCAAAAAGTAGATAAATTGTTCCAAAGCGCCAGATGCATGGTCACATTTCTTAGCAACTCTCAATTTTGA
- the LOC107792024 gene encoding U3 small nucleolar RNA-associated protein 21 homolog isoform X2, with protein sequence MGIFEPFRAIGYITTNVPFSVQRLGTETFVTVSVGKAFQVYNCAKLNLVLAGPQLPKKIRALASYREYTFAAYGSDIAVVKRAHQVATWSGHSAKVNQLLLFGEHVLSVDVEGNIFIWQFKGIDKNPAPIGHIKLDDKFSPSCIMHPDTYLNKVMVGSQEGALQLWNISTKKKIYEFKGWGSSITCCVSSPALDVIAVGCADGKIHVHNIRYDEEIATFSHSTRGAVNALSFSTDGQPLLASGGSSGVISIWNLEKRRLHSVIREAHDSSIVSLQFFANEPVLMSSSADNSMKMWIFDTSDGDPRLLRFRSGHSAPPLCIKFYANGRHILSAGQDRAFRLFSVVQDQQSRELSQRHVSKRAKKLKLKEEEIKLKPVIAFDVAEIRERDWCNVVTCHMDTPRAYVWRLQNFVLGEHILTPCPENPTPVKACAISACGNFAVLGTAGGWIERFNLQSGISRGNYIDLLEGKSAAHNGEVIGIACDATNTIVISAGYHGDVKVWDFKGRDLKYKWEVGCSLVKIVFHRSNGLLATVADDLVIRLFDVIAQRMVRKFEGHTDRITDMCFSEDGKWLLTSSMDGTLRIWDVILARQIDAVQVDLSITALSLSPNMDILATSHVDQNGVYLWVNQAMFSGAASFASYGSGQEIVNVKMPSVSSAKDGENNDNKTIVKQSESSDTSQFLYSGHQIPDLVTLSLLPKSQWQSLINLDIIKARNKPIEPPKKPERAPFFLPSIPSLSGEILFKPSKGANEENNTQNTELEKNSKKTDLPLSKFLQILQSCAEKENFATFTDYIKSLSPSTLDMELRMLQIIDDDDEQEPEKRQELQFIELLVDYFIHEVSYRNNFEYIQALVRLFLKVNSCVHKLSSFYSHLDIGEIVKLRSRECSEDSTTDISLTDSW encoded by the exons ATGGGGATATTCGAACCGTTTAGAGCAATTGGATACATTACGACAAATGTTCCCTTCTCTGTACAGAGACTTGGCACTGAGACCTTCGTCACCGTTAGTGTCGGCAAAGCTTTCCAAGTTTACAAC TGCGCTAAACTCAATTTGGTCCTTGCTG GTCCTCAATTGCCAAAGAAGATTCGAGCTCTCGCTTCTTATCGTGAATATACTTTTGCTGCCTATGGGAGTGATATTGCAGTTGTTAAGCGTGCTCATCAG GTGGCTACTTGGAGTGGCCATAGTGCTAAGGTCAATCAGCTGCTTCTTTTTGGTGAACACGTCCTAAGTGTTGATGTTGAAGGCAATATTTTCATATGGCAGTTTAAAGGTATAGACAAGAATCCTGCTCCGATCGGACACATAAAGCTAGATGATAAATTCTCTCCTAGCTGCATAATGCATCCAGACACTTATTTAAATAAG GTTATGGTAGGAAGTCAAGAAGGTGCTTTGCAACTCTGGAATATAAGCACAAAGAAGAAAATTTATGAGTTCAAGGGATGGGGATCTTCTATTACTTGTTGTGTTTCATCTCCAGCACTAGATGTTATTGCTGTTGGATGTGCGGATGGAAAGATTCATGTTCATAACATTCGTTATGATGAAGAGATAGCTACATTTAGCCACTCTACTAGAGGTGCTGTTAATGCCTTGTCATTCAGCACTGATGGGCAGCCGCTTCTAGCTTCTGGAGGCTCATCTGGTGTTATAAGCATATGGAATCTTGAGAAGAGAAGGCTGCACTCTGTCATCAGGGAGGCCCATGACTCCTCCATAGTTTCACTTCAGTTCTTTGCTAATGAGCCTGTCCTCATGAGTTCATCCGCAGACAATTCAATGAAAATGTGGATCTTCGATACAAGTGATGGGGACCCTCGTTTACTACGGTTTAGAAGTGGTCACAGTGCTCCTCCTCTATGTATCAAGTTCTATGCAAATGGACGTCACATCTTGTCTGCTGGTCAAGATCGAGCGTTTCGTCTTTTTTCTGTTGTTCAGGATCAACAAAGTAGAGAACTTTCCCAGCGACATGTGTCTAAAAGAGCaaagaagcttaagttgaaagaggaGGAGATAAAATTGAAGCCTGTTATTGCATTTGATGTTGCTGAAATCAGGGAACGTGATTGGTGCAATGTGGTTACATGTCACATGGACACCCCACGGGCTTATGTATGGAGGCTTCAGAATTTTGTTCTCGGTGAACATATCTTAACTCCATGCCCTGAAAATCCAACTCCAGTCAAGGCCTGTGCTATTAGTGCTTGTGGCAATTTTGCTGTACTAGGGACTGCCGGCGGTTGGATTGAGCGATTCAATCTTCAGTCAGGAATCAGCCGTGGCAATTATATTGATCTGTTGGAAGGTAAAAGTGCTGCTCACAATGGGGAAGTAATTGGCATAGCTTGTGATGCAACAAATACCATCGTGATAAGCGCTGGATACCATGGTGATGTAAAAGTTTGGGACTTCAAAGGACGTGATTTGAAATATAAATGGGAGGTTGGGTGTTCCTTAGTTAAGATTGTGTTCCACCGTTCTAATGGTCTTTTGGCTACTGTGGCAGATGACTTAGTTATCCGTCTATTTGATGTTATTGCACAGAGGATGGTTCGTAAATTTGAGGGTCACACTGACCGTATCACTGATATGTGTTTTAGCGAGGATGGGAAATGGCTTTTGACATCCAGTATGGATGGGACTCTCAGAATTTGGGATGTAATTTTAGCTAGGCAGATAGATGCAGTACAGGTTGATCTGTCTATCACTGCATTATCTTTATCGCCTAATATGGATATCTTGGCCACATCTCATGTTGACCAAAATGGCGTCTACCTGTGGGTCAATCAAGCGATGTTCTCTGGAGCTGCCAGCTTTGCATCATACGGAAGTGGACAAGAAATAGTCAATGTTAAGATGCCGTCAGTTTCTTCTGCAAAagatggtgaaaacaatgataacaAAACTATTGTTAAGCAATCGGAGTCCTCTGATACTTCCCAGTTTTTATATTCAGGTCATCAAATTCCAGATCTAGTCACTCTTTCACTATTGCCTAAGAGTCAATGGCAGAGCTTGATCAACCTGGACATAATAAAGGCCCGCAACAAACCCATTGAGCCTCCAAAGAAACCTGAAAGAGCACCTTTTTTCTTGCCTTCAATACCGTCTCTGTCCGGTGAGATATTATTTAAACCAAGCAAAGGTGCTAATGAGGAGAATAATACACAAAATACCGAATTGGAAAAGAACAGTAAGAAAACTGATCTTCCACTATCCAAGTTCTTGCAAATTCTTCAGTCATGCGCGGAGAAAGAGAACT TTGCAACATTCACTGATTATATCAAAAGCTTGTCGCCTTCAACATTGGATATGGAGCTCCGAATGCTTCAGATAATAGATGACGACGACGAGCAGGAGCCTGAGAAGAGACAAGAATTGCAATTTATTGAACTGCTAGTGGATTACTTTATTCACGAGGTTTCATACAGAAACAATTTTGAGTATATACAGGCTCTGGTTAGATTGTTTTTGAAGGTAAATTCCTGTGTTCACAAGCTGTCTAGTTTTTATTCTCATCTCGACATTGGTGAGATTGTCAAGCTTAGGTCTAGAGAGTGTTCTGAGGATTCAACTACTGACATAAGCCTGACTG ATTCATGGTGA